The genomic DNA atttgttttttttcctgcctttcgGCCTCAGAGGCCATCTGGGAAAAATAGTTTAGAATTTCCCTGCCATTTCCCTGCTGTGCGGGGAGGAACATTTGAAATCGGACCTGGCGGGGTACCAGCAGGCAGCACAAGCAGGTGGGGTAGAGAGGGGCAGGACGAGGCCCCAGTAGCCGTCACCATAGCAACCCAGCCTGCTATCTAGTACCTTATACCACCCACGTGGAGTAGCATACACTACTTTGTAATATCGTGGTTGTATCGTGAGAACTTTAAGATTTTGCAGTTCCCTATGGGCAGGAGTCCTGTTTGCTGCTACTTTACTGTACTAGGCTTAgactattttatgaaaataactcACAGATCAGCCTCTGAGAAGTTCAAGCCCCTCCTTCCCTTCCGGGACGGAGGATCATAGAGCTATATGGCGCAGCGAGGCCTCCTGGCGCCATCGAGACGCGCAGAGGACGGCTAGAGCGTTGCTCGCCAAGAGACTTCCTCTTCGTTAGTCCTCCTTCCCAACATGGCGCAGTCTATTAACATCACGGAGCTGAATCTGCCGCAGCTAGAAATGCTCAAGAACCAGCTGGACCAGGTAGTGACGGGCTCCATAGGCACCTCTTTCCCGCTCTACATCCCCCCTGCCCACGCGTGCTTCCTTGCGCCCGGTCCCAAGTTGGGAGCCTACCTTGCCCAGGCGAAACCTTTATCCGGTCCCAGGACCCGCCCCCTCCCCGGCCgctctctcttttccccatagccctctcATTGACCCGCTATACCCGTCCTCTGTAGGAAGTGGAGTTCTTGTCCACGTCCATTGCCCAGCTCAAAGTGGTACAGACCAAGTATGTGGAAGCCAAGGACTGTCTGAACGTGCTGAACAAGAGCAACGAGGGTATGGGGTAGGGGGGTGAGGGCAACCTAAAGTGGCAAGCCTGCTTCTCTCGTCCCACCTCCTAATCCAGTTTTTCTTACCTGAAACGAGAAAATCCATTACATATCGTATACTGCTTCATGAACCCTTTGCATGTTGCCTACCTAGAATTGAAATGTACAGGACATTCTTCTGCTTCTATTGCCCCTGTTTCCGTTCTTTTCACACTGTCTGTGGGTGCTGTGCCCTCTTGGAACTCTCTTTAACGTCTTACATTGGAGCCGCTAACCTTCCCCAGGTGTTTGTCTTCATTGCTTTCACAGGGAAAGAATTACTTGTCCCACTGACGAGTTCTGTATCCTTTCCACAGGAACGGCTACCTGctgccttctccctttctccctcactCCTCCAAAAAGCGGGGAGGGGGATTGTTTTGATTACTTCAGTACTTCAGATTATCCTCTCCCCACAATGATTTTGAtaacacccttttttttttttttaaagacggaatcttgctctgtcgcccagactggagtgcagtggtgcgatctcggctcactgtaacctccgcctcccgggttcaagagattcttctgcctcagtctcctgagtagctgggaccgcaggcacgcgccaccacgactggctaatttttgtattattagtagagatggagtttcaccatattggccaggctagtctcgaactcctgacctcgtgatctgcctgccttggcctcccaaagtgctaggattacaggcgtgagccactgcccccggccaagAGTACTCTTATTACACACTTTGTAGCTCTTTTATCTAACTTCACACCAACATCCAGCTAATGCCTTGTGAACACCAAGGAGTATGTATAGTTGAGATGTAATATTTCCCTTTGCTATTTGAGAACATTAATATGGAGATAAAGCTGGTGGTTTACACTTTGCTAATATCTTAGAAGATACAGGTAATAGACAAAAATAGGAGGATATAGGAACAGGGAGGTTGGCTCTGTTAATTGTGGCTCATTTCTAAACTGTCACTAAGAAACCTGGATTGTGTCCACTTGTTCAGTGTTTTACTTGAATGAGCAAGTTATGGCAGTAGGGCACCTTTAATCTGTAGTCTGAGAACTGACAGGCTAAAAGGAGCACAGGAATAGTAGTGTAGTAgggaatggttaaaaaaaaaattagccaggcacggttgctcacgcctgtaatccccagcactttgggagccaaggctggcagatcacctgaggtcaggagttcaagatcagtctggccaacatggtgaatccccgtctctactaaatatacaaaaattagccaggcgtggtggcacacacttgtgatcccaaccactccggaggctgagacagaagaatcactttaacccgggaggcggaggttgcagtgagccaatagcacgccactgcactccagcctgggcgacagagcgagactctgtctcaacaaacaaaaaaaaaatgaacttcggTAGGAATTATCTACTTCATGATTGAGGGTGTTAAGGGAAATGAGGCTGGCTTTCCACTTGTAGTACTCTACAACAGTAGGAAAACATTATATCTCGTCTTTCTGATGGGGCTAATGAGAAGAATTGCAAGAACTGCTTAGAGGGTGAGAGATGAGATGAGGCAGAACAAAAGGGTGTTCCAGCATACATCATTTTCTCCTTAAAGAACCaacttctctgtcttctttccatTTGGAGTTACTGTTCTAAGGCCTCCAGATTATTCAGTCCTTATGCCTTGAAGCTTTTtggaaaagggtctttgcaggCCAAGCAGGCTGGCTGGCGGAATCATGGCTCATGCTGGGCTAGTTTTTGCCTTAATACTTGCTTCTCAGATGTATGTCCCTGGGAAGCTGCATGATGTGGAACATGTGCTCATCGATGTGGGAACTGGGTACTATGTAGAGAAggtgagtgagagcatgtggatGCCCCTCTGAACAGGGAAGGGAAATTTAGGGGAAGTTCTAGAGTGCAACATGGCCAGAGGGAGTCTCCTTTTAGCCCCTCATTCACCTCTGATCTTGTAGACAGCTGAGGATGCCAAGGACTTCTTCAAGAGGAAGATAGATTTTCTAACCAAACAGATGGAGAAAATCCAACCAGCTCTTCAGGAGAAGCACGCCATGAAACAGGGTAAGTTTTTCCTGGGGCACCTCTTGACCCTGTCTATCTCCATGATAAAGAACATGGATTACAGAGTGAACCACGGGGGTGTCCCCTTTGCTGGAGTAAAACTACGTCTTAGTTTCTCTTTGGAATCTTTAGAATCTGTGTATTGCATAATCACTATCTGTAGATTCCTGGGTTGAGTGTTTGAGAAatttaaaggaaggaaatcattTTTGTGCTTTGGTGGAGCTCCTATTTAATGAGGATGGAATGGGGGAATGAGATGAACACACAGGAAGGAATCATGATCCAAATGAACTGAATACCAGCAATTATAACCCTGACTGCACATGAGAATCACTCAGgaagtttaaaaagaaagcctGGGTCCGTTCCAGATTGACTAAATCAACTTGGAAGTCAAGGGAAGGGAAGTTGTACCAaggtatgtttttttgttttaaaaaagctcCCCTCTGTTACAATCAGGATTCAGAACCAGTGTTCCGAAGGTAAAAATCTTTCCACATTATAGTTTTCTGATTATGTCAGACTCATTTAATACCAAGTGTGTTCGTTTTTATATCTCTGATTAGCAGGGgtttttttccccgagacagtctcattctcaccacacccagctgtggTTAACATGTTGATTGATGCATTGTAGACCCTAAATTTGTGTTAGCGACCCCACAGTGGATCACTGAGTTAAAGTTTTATTAACAGTGCCAgacacggtggctgacgcctgtaatcccagcgctttgggaagccgaggcaggtggatcacctgaggtcaggagttcaagaccagcctggccaccatggtgaaaccccgtctctactaaaaatacaaagttaacctgggcatggtggtgcatgtttgtaatctcagctattcgggaggatgaggcaggagaatcgcttgaaccccggaggtggaggttgcagtgagccaaggtcgtgccactgcactccagcctgggtgacaagagcaagattccatctcaaaaaaacaaaaaagttggctaggcacggtggctcaagcctgtaatcccagcactttgggaggctggcagaGATGggatccttgaggtcaggagatgagaccatctggccagcagtgaaacccgtctctactgaaaaatacaaaaactagccggtcaAAATttggtgagagcctgtagtcccagctacttgggaggctgaggaggcaggaagaatggcataaaccgggaggagggcttgcagtgagctgggaatcaagccactgcctccagcctgaagcgacagaatgagactccgtctcaaaaaaaaacaacaaagcgaTTTTTTATTGGCGGTAGTGGctccgcctataatcccagcactttgggaggcgagtgAGGCCCGGATCCCTGCAAAGGAGtcaaggagatcgagaccctggtaaaccaagtctctactaaaaatacaaaaattagcggaagtggtgagagcctgtagtcccagcttctcaggaggctggggcaggagaatgggcgtgaaccgaggccggagcttacagtgagccgagatcgccactactgcctccagcctgggcgacagccttgagactcgatctcaaaaacgTTTTATTAATAACAAACTGTAGTTAGTTGTCCACCTGTCCTTAAACTTGCCTGTAACTTCTCCTTAACTCTAGGTTCTCCTTTTTGCTCCTAACCTTTGACGCTTCTTTTTTTCCACAGCTGTCATGGAAATGATGAGTCAGAAGATTCAGCAGCTGACAGCCCTGGGAGCAGCTCAGGCTACTGCTAAGGCCTGAGagtttttgcagaaatggggCAGAGGGACACGGCTTTGGGCATGGCTTCCTGGTGCTGGGAAGGGTCTTGTGTTTAATGCCAATAAATGTGCCAGCTGGGCAGAATGTTGGTCTTTTCTTGGATTAAGCAAGGGACTGGTGATGAGATGGGGGGTGGTCGAGAGTGTGGGCCCCGCCCCAGAGCCTGATGCACAGGGTTGATGCGGTGCTCCTCTTGAAGGCTCCACCGCAGGGCCCTTTGACCAGCTGGAAGAAATCCTAGGCTGGGAGTGAGCTGCTGCTCACTCTGCGGAGCTGGTTGCCAAGCCAACGGTTGGCAAGCGGAAGTGGAGCTCCGCTGGCGCTTTCCCTTCCGGGTCGGCTCTCCTGCTTCCCCACCGGGAGAGTCTTATGGGATACCGCTTCCTGCGCGGCCTTTTAacgctgctgctgccgccgccgccgccacccgTATATACCCGGCACCGCATGCTCGGCCCAGAGTCCGTCCCGCCCCCAAAACGACCCCGCAGCAAACTCATGGCATCGCCCCGAATCGGGACGCACAATGGCACCTTCCACTGCGACGAGGCACTGGCATGCGCACTGCTTCGCCTGCTGCCGGAGTACCGGGTACGGTCCGCGAAAAGTGACCCTGACACTGCGTGCATGCATGCCTCCGGGGTAGATGGCATTCTGCTGACAGGGTCCCTCCGATAGCGCGGGGCATCCCAAGCACCCTTCCTACCCGCCCTGTCTCCCTGAAGTCCAGCTTTAATCTCCTACCCGGCGACCTCTGGCAGCCCCTTCACCCCTGTGTACCTCGCAGGATGCAGAGATTGTGCGGACCCGGGATCCCGAAAAACTCGCTTCCTGTGACATCGTGGTGGACGTGGGAGGTGAGTACGACCCTCGGAGACACCGATATGACCATCACCAGAGGTAGGTTCTCAGATACCATTTATTTAACTTCCTTGACTTCAGCTTTCCTCTGTGCTCCAATTCAGCCATCCACTGCAGTGGTCCGCGTCAGCGAAAATAACTGCCTCATTGTTGAAATCAAACTCCCACTAGGACTACACCATCCTTCCGCCCTGCCTGTTCTTCACCCATCTCCTTGGCCTGGGACCTCCCTTGGTTCTCAGGGAGTCCCTCAGGCCCCTTATCTCATCTCCTTCCTTAGCCAAGGCTTTTTTCCCACCAGCGACTTCATCACCCTGAAGGGATGGCCTGCCCCGCcccacctgtgggcgtttctcgtcaGATGGAAccagagacttgagaaaagaaatgagacacagagacaaagtatagagaaagaaaaagtgggcccaggagaccagcgctcagcatacagGGGACCCAcaccggcaccggtctctgagttccctcagtatttattgatcattatctttactatcttttagaaaaaggagaagtggcaggacaatagggtcatagtagggagaaggtcagcagaaagacatatgaataaagatctctgtgacatgtataagtttaaggaaaagtacTGTGCCTTGAtgtgcatatgcaaacatctccataaacattttcagtgcataaagagcagcattgcagCCAGCACGTCCCACCTCCAGCCCTAGTCCCACCGCCAGCCCTAAgacggttttctcctatctcagtaaatacactatcacatggggagaaaccttggacaatacctagctttcctaggcagaggtccctatGGCTTTCCGCAGTGTTTGTGTCCgtgggtacttgagattagagaatggtgatgacttttgacaagcatactgccttcaggcactggTTTAACAAAGTACATgctgcacagccccaaatccattaaaccttgagtcaccacagcacaagTCTCTGtaaggacagggttgggggtagggttacagattaacagcatctcaaggcagaagaatttttcttagtacagaacaaaatggagtctcttatgtctacttctttttttttttttttttttttttgagacagagtcttgctctgtcgcccaggctggagtgcagtggcacgatcttagctcactgcaagctccgcctcctgggttcacgccattctcctgcctcagcctccggagtagctggaactacaggcgtgtgccacatgtccggctaatttttgtgttcttagtagagacagagtttcaccatgttggccagcctggtctcaaactgctgacctcaagcaatcacctgtcttggcttcccaaagtgttgggattacaggtgtgagccactgagtccagccTGTATTTACTCaagatttaataataaaagtCAGTTAACAAATGGAGCTCCCTAGGTAATTCTGAGATGGACTGGTATTTAGAAATCACGGCTGTAGTTT from Papio anubis isolate 15944 chromosome 9, Panubis1.0, whole genome shotgun sequence includes the following:
- the PFDN5 gene encoding prefoldin subunit 5 isoform X1 gives rise to the protein MAQSINITELNLPQLEMLKNQLDQEVEFLSTSIAQLKVVQTKYVEAKDCLNVLNKSNEGKELLVPLTSSMYVPGKLHDVEHVLIDVGTGYYVEKTAEDAKDFFKRKIDFLTKQMEKIQPALQEKHAMKQAVMEMMSQKIQQLTALGAAQATAKA
- the PFDN5 gene encoding prefoldin subunit 5 isoform X2; its protein translation is MAQSINITELNLPQLEMLKNQLDQMYVPGKLHDVEHVLIDVGTGYYVEKTAEDAKDFFKRKIDFLTKQMEKIQPALQEKHAMKQAVMEMMSQKIQQLTALGAAQATAKA